A stretch of DNA from Candidatus Bathyarchaeota archaeon:
ATTCAGTAAAGTAATCCAAAAACATGATTTATTTGAATAGTTTAAAACCTTTTCTTTAGCAATTTGGGGAAGTACCGTCTCCAGTCCAAATGAGCATATCTAGACATTGCTGACCCGACACCAACCATGCTGCGAAGTGTCCAACCCCCATAAACTGACAGGTCAAATCCTGTAAATCCGAAATTCTCAATTAATTCGGTTGCCCGCAAATGGCGCAAAGCATGGGTTCTGAAAGGCTTCATATGTGACTTTACAGGCGTTGGTTTATTCTCTTCAGAATCGTAGGTGCTATATTTCTCGATAGGATATCTCAATCCATCAAATGTTTCTTGCGCATAGTTCCAAGCTTTTTGCCTCGTGAACGGAAACACTTTGCCACCCTCGTGTTCAAGGTAATACATGTAAAGAGGTTCCGTCCACGGTTCAAACTCTTTTTCCAAAGGCAACGCAATTTTTCGTATTTTTCCATCACGCTTTGCGGTTCTAACAGTAAAGACCGCGGCTTGGGTTTTAATGTCTCCAACTTCAAAGTTCTCAATTTTAACATCTTTTCCTGTTGGACCCCGAGCCAAGGTTTGGTTGTGAGATACATCATAACTGTTGGTTGTTCCTACAATTTCTGAAGCTCGAGCACAAAACAAGTAAGCAGCCATTAAACAAAATTTTGCCTCTTTTTTTCTAGTCGTTTCAATTCTTTTGCGAACTGTTTCAACTTCGGGCAGTGATAAATCGTCCATTTTTTGTTTTCCTTCAGTCATCTTTTTATTGTATTCTACAGATTTAAGCTTAACAGATGGTGAGAACTGTTAGGATCTTTGTGTTTCGGAAAAAAATATTGATTATTTGAGAACAGAAAAATTGTCAGTGAATTAATTATTTTATATAATACTCATACCACTAACATCACCAATACATGTTAGAAAGCCTCTTAACACTAATAAAAATGGGCTGATTTGCCTAGTTAATAGGTTACTAACAACACCACGTTTGGAAATGAGATTAAAAAACATGATTATTGGGATGGGCTTTCACCCACAAAAACCATTTCAAAACCTGCCGAGAACGTGGGTTAAGATTTCTACAAATAAAACGGATACAAAAGCATCAACATAACTCCATAGGGGAACACTATTTCTGGAACAAAAGTAAATAATTTGATGCAAGGTCATGAACGCTTAAACTTGTAAATCCATTGTTCTCAAACATCTTGATTGCATCCAGTTGTGAAACCCTTACAGACAAAGGAGGTCCAGAAATTGTATCAACTTTTTTGAAATCAATTATACCTGTTTTTCCTTTTGGTTTGAGAACACGTTTAATTTCAGTTATCATCGTATCTTTATCTTGGAACTCGTGTAACGTGTTGACAGTCAAAAGAAAGTCTACACTTTCACTTTGCAACGGGACTTGATTTGCATCATTAGAAAGAATAAGTCTAATGTTAGAATTTTTATTTGGATCAATTTTTTGTTTAAGGTAATCTAACATTTCCTGCTGGATATCAATTGCATAAACGAGCTTTACTCTGCTTGATATGGGTATGCTAAAGTATCCAGTTCCTGCTCCTAGGTCTGCAACGATATCATTTGATTTCAGGTCTAACAACTTGATTATTATTTCGGGATCTTGTGTAGCTTTTCGTTCTTTTGATTCTAATCTATGGATATTCTTTGGGTCAAAAAGGTGATGAGATGTATCCGGTTTTGGTGACAACTTTATTATCCTCGTAACTTTAGTCTGATTAGATAGATTTTAACGTAGTTATTTTTCGAAAAGATAATATTCTTTTTGTAGCGCGTTAACTATCTAGATGATTACACCATGCCGGCAAATCTTCCTGCAGAAGCAAAAAATAAATACCGTGAAGCGTCTCTTGCTAGGAAACCTGAGGAAAAAATCAAGAAACTCCAAGAATTCATGAGCATGTTTCCAAAACACAAAGGAACTGAAAACCTTCGTGCTCAAGTTAAAAGGAAGATTTCATTACTCAAAAAAGAGATTGAAGAAAAAAAACAGAAAAAAACAGGTTCAGCAACGGGTCCAAAAGTTTTTATTGAAAAAGAAGGGGACTCTCAGATTGTTCTTTTAGGTCCGACTAATGTAGGGCGTAGTAGTTTGCTGTCAACACTTACGAACTCAAAAGTAGCTATTTTGAATTACCCTTATACCACAACCGAGCCGACACCTGGGATGTTTCATTATAAAGATTTACAATTACAGATGGTTGAAACACCCGCAATTATGGAAGGTTCCTCTGAAGGGGGAGCTTGGGGTCTACAAACGCTAACTTCTGCCCGAAACGCTGATGGTCTTGTTCTGATGGTTGATTTGTCTCAAGATCCTGTTGAACAGCTTTCGCTAATTTTAAGTGAGCTAGAAAAATCAAAAATTCTTACTAAAAGACCTAAGGCACGTATTGAAATTGAAAAAAAACACATGGGTGCCAAGTTGAAGTTTATTGTTTTAGGCAAATTAATTGATTGTACTGTAAAGGACTTGACACAACTTTTGAAAAGCTATGGAATACGGGATGCTACAATCAAAATTTGGGGTGAAGCTACTCTTGATGATATTGAAGAAGCAGTTTTTGAAAGAAAAGTGTACCGTCCTGCAATAATTATCGCTAATAAGTCTGATCATCCTTTGGCTGCCGAACGCTTAGAGTTGTTGAAAAAGAAGGTAGGTAACAAGATGAAAGTTATTGGTGTTTCTTGCGTCACAAAAGAGGGAATAAAAGATTTAGGCTCTGAAATTTTTGGAATGCTTGACATTATTAGGGTCTACACCAAAGAACCCAACAAAAAAGACGCTTCTCCTAGGCCATTTACTATCAAAAAAGGTTCAACAGTCTATGATTTAGCCAAAAGAATACACAGCGATTTTTACGAACAATTTTCATACGCCAAAATTTGGGGAAAAAGGCTACGTTTTAGCCCCCAAAAGGTTGGGGGCAGTTTTGTTCTTGAAGATGGAGACACAATAGAACTTCATATCAAGTAAATTAAACGAATAATATCGAAGCTTAAATGTTAAAAAATTCTGACGTTTAAGCCAGCTTTGAACAGCAAAATACTTAACACAGATGAATGTTTCAAAGAGTATTTAATGGAAAAAGATTTTGCATATCTTTGTTTTTTCCAAAAAAAGCCCATTTTCAATATTTTACTCAATTATCCCAGTAATAATACAGTCGTTTTTACTGTTTTTTAATTATGTAACTTACTTTTCGACAATTACTAAGAAATAAAAAGTGCGAACACAATCGAACCTTTCCAGTTTTTAGCATAATGATTACAAATATGTATGCAAGGCGTTGAAAATATTGCTAGTTTGCTGTTATTTTACCCTCTGAAGGCCATTGTCAAGATAACAAAGTAAAACGTAACTGGTTTTTTGCAATTTTTAAGATCAAAAATTGGAAATTTTGTTGCCTCGTGTACTTTATTTTTTGTTGCCAGATTTCGGTCGTATTCGGTCATTAATTAGTTTAGTTAACCAGAATATCACGTCAAAATTTTGGTGTTTCGACATAGGATGTAAAAGTTTATTTTTTTCATCTTAAAATTAACTGGTTTATGTAAACATTGTAAGCCTTCGTCAAATTTCGAATTTTCCGTATAATTTATTTGTGAGCAAATTTAGGTTTTTAATAGTAATGGATGTTTTAAGAAAATCAAATAGCTTATAAAAGTTTAAAATGCCTGATTTTAACAAGACTGATGTTAAAAAGCAGGGTATTTTACGACGAATCAAGGATATAATTGCTTTAGTTTGAGCTGGTTTTGGCGGATATTAATCTTATTTTTTGTCCAATTATTTGAGTATTTAAGCTTCGTAGCTAAACGTAATTTTTCAGATTTTATTCGCCTAATACTTGCATAATTATTGTCCTTTGTCGAGAGTACACGTCGGTCTCTACAAAAACTAAAGATTGCCATGTGCCAAAGATTACTTGTCCATCGATAATGGGAAGGGTTTTGTCAGGGCTCAACAGCATTGAGCGAAGGTGCGAATGAGCATTGGAAGGGTGGCGATAATTTGCATGTTTAGGAATTATTTTTTCAAGAAAAATTTTAACGTCAGCATCTAGATTTGGTTCGTGTTCAGTTAAAATAAGTACTCCAGTTGCGTGTGGAGCAAAAACGTGAACTAGTCCATTTTTGATTCCTGATTTTTTTACTACGTCATGAACTTTTTCAGTAAGGTCTTTGAATTCTATTTCCCCTTTGGTGGAAAAAACTATTTTTTCATTAACTACTTTCATTTTTGTTTTCTCCCAGACAATTAAAATATTATTAGTTTCCAGTAAAAACGTTGCCGTCGTAGATTAAAAGATCAGGGAGCAATTTCAGGGACTTGTGTTGATGCTTTTGTATCCATTCAACATAAATATTATCCAAAAAACTTGGTGTTTATCGGTTTTTTGTGATATTAATTGCTCTGGTTTTAATTTTGACGTCAATTTCATCATTAGGTTGTAAATCAAGGTCTTCAACTGTTTTTTTGGGCAGAACCAAAGTTAAGTTTCTAGGATGTTCTAAGTCTACTTCAATAACTCCTGTATTTTTTGTGCCCAAATTTCCAATTTTTGCTAGAAAACAGGTTGTTATTGTAGTTTTCTCGTCTTCAACTGCTTGTTTTCCTATAGTTTTTGTCATTTGTTCTTCGGCTCGTATGTATTCATTGATTAATGTAATACCAAGATCTGTTAGTTTTGCGCCTCCGCCTCCTTTGTTACCGCCTTTGAAGGTTGTTACTACAGGTTCTCCAAGTCTTTTTTCTAATTTAGACAAGTAATTCCAGACGTACCTGTATGACATTCCAGTGTTTTTTGCAGCTTTAGAAATAGATTCCACTTGTTGTATGGCCTCTAAGATTTTAGCTCCACCTTTTCCAAGAAGGGGATCTCCTCGAAATTCAAGCCAAACTTTTCCTGAGACCTTATGCTTACTATTAACACTCATAAGATTCAATTCAATATAATAAAAGTGAACATATAAAATCAATGGAAAACAAAAAGTAATTTTATGACGGCCTAGTATAAAACGCCAAAAGAGATTGAAAGAACATGATTAAAGCTGTAATTTTTGACCTTGATGGAACCCTTACAGAGTTTAATCTCGACTTTAAAGCATGCCGAACACAAGTTATTCAACGCCTCAGTGAACAAGGGATGCCTCAACAACTTTTTTCATTAAATGAAAGCGCTTTTGACATGTTACTTAAAATAAAAAAATATCTGGGACCTGAACCTCAAGAAAATGAAATGCGTGAGTTCAAAAAAATTGTATTCTCAATTGTAGAAAATTTCGAATTGCAAGCAGCAAAAGAGACAAAAATGTTCCCAGGTGTTCTAGAAACTTTGGATACCTTGCGAAAAATGAGGCTGAAAATGGGTCTATGTACAATAAGTGGCAAAAAAGCATCAGGGCTTATTCTCCGAAGTTTTGGTATTGAACATTTCTTTGGCGCAGTTTTTCCTCGTGAATCGGTTATAAATGTTAAACCTAATCCAGTACATCTGCAAGCAGTTTTAGATTCGTTGAATGTTAACGCCAATGAAGCAATTTTTGTAGGGGACAGTATCAAAGACATAATTTGTGCTACAAAACTGGGGGTCATGGCAGTAGGAGTCACAACTGGGCTTTCATCGATGGAGCAATTAAAAAATTCAGGTTCAAATTATATCATTTCTTCAATAACAGAAGTACCACATTTGATAACAGAACTCAATCTCAAGAGCTAAACGCCTTTGCTTTTTATTCTTGAAATTTAGTTATACGATTAATTTGTTAGCAAAAGATTTCACAAAAAAATATTATCTTAAACGGGTCTGAAAAAGTATCTGTTCCATTCTGGCCAAACATTGGATGTTGACGGATCAAAATCGATTTTTAGTTTCATTCCAATCTTGATTTGTTCTACAGGCAAATCACGGATAATGCCTGGAAGATGGAGCCCATTTTCAAATTCGACAATACCAACTATGTATGGTACCATTGACTGAAATTCTTCAGGGGCAACATGAATAACAGTGTAACTCAGGAGTGTTCCCGTGTTTTCTAGTTCTATCCATTTCAAATTAATCGAAAAACATTTTGTACACATTGGTTTAGGTGGTAAAAGTAAATTTTGGCAGTCATCGCATTGTACAGCCATTAGTTTTTTTTCGGTTACGAACTTGTAGAAACTTGATATCGTAAATGGACGCTCAGCTGACATTTTTAATCTCTCCTGTAGAGGTGTACACTTGCAGTTGCTCCTGAACCTCCAACGTTGTGGCTTAAGCCTATTTCTGCATCGTTTACTTGCCGTTTTTGTGCCTGCCCTGTAAGTTGAAGATAAATTTCATAAGCTTGAGCAGTCCCAGTTGCCCCTACTGGATGACCTTTTGCTTTCAGGCCGCCGCTAGTGTTCACGGGAAGGTTTCCACCAAGTTCGGTTATTCCTTCATCGATCAGATTACCGCCTTTTCCTGGACTACAAAATCCTAGGTCTTCATATGCAAGTAGTTCTGCAATTGTAAAACAGTCATGAACTTCGGCAACATCAACATCTTTGGGGTTTATGTTTGCCATTTTGTAAGCTTCTTGGCTGGCAACCCGAGCAGCTTTAAGAGAAGTTAGAGTTTCGCGTTGATATAATCCAATTGTGTCACTTGCTAATCCGGATCCTATAACATGAACAGGTGTATCAGTGAAGTTTTTTGCGATTTCAGGAGCAGTCAAAATTAAGCAACTGGCGCCATCAGTAATTAATGAACAATCGTACATTTTCAAAGGCCACGCAACAAGTTTTGATTCCAAGGCTTTTTTTAATGTTATTTCTTTTTGTAGGTGCGCCTTAGGATTTAAGCTTCCGTTATAATGATTTTTTACAGCTACTTTGGCCATTTGTTCTTCAGTTGTGCCGTACTTGTTCATATGCGCAGTAGCCATAAGAGCATACAATCCGGGGAAAGTAATTCCATTAAATTGTTCAAAGGCCATGTCTGAAGCCATAGCTAAAAATTCTGTTACTTCAGCGGTTGTACGGTGAGTCATATTTTCTACCCCGCCAACTATCACTACTTTGTGCAAGCCCGACAGTATAGCCATGATTCCAGTTCGTAAAGCTGATCCTGATGAAGCACATGCAGATTCGATTCGTATTGCAGGTTTGGGCAATAAACCAGTCCAATCTGCTAATGTAGGTCCAGTGTGTCCTTGATGTTCGTATGATTCTCCCATGTGTCCAATAAACAATGCTTCAATGTCTTTTATTGGGTCTAAACGGGGGCATCGATCAAACGCTTCTTTGGTTGCTTGTGCAAAAAGTTCTCTACCCACGTGTTCTTCGTGTCGCCCAAATTTGGATAAACCTGCAGACACAATTGAAACTAAAGGTTTACTTGACACACAATGACCTCTCTGTATTTATTTTTGAATAGGGATTAGTAAATGTTATCTGACTTCTTGGATATATTTCCACTGTTTTCTTGTGGTCCTTCCTTTTTTTGAAATTTACTTTAGAAGTGAAAAAATTTGATAAAAATAGGTTTGCCAATTTTAATGTTGAAATTTTCAGAACGAAATTACGGTCTATACCCTGCAAAAGGATGCATATAAAATCGTTTTGGGGTCTAGTGTCCCGAATTGAGTTAACTGTTTTTCAAAACTTTGAGGTGAAATCATGAACTTACAAAAAAGAACAAAAGTCTAACAACTGAAAGGTTTTGGAAAAAGGTTGAAGTATACTAAAACTACACCTCCGTTAATTGTTCCATTGAATGCCCTTTTTGTTAACAAATAATTTGAGCCGTTGAAAACATTGAAGATAGGATAGCTTGTTTGGCGTTATTGTGAAAAACTGGTTAATGTGGTGGACAGCGTTTTCAATTCCCCTCACTATTTTAGATTATGAAGATAACCAATTTTTTGGAAGGGTTGACATTTGCTCAAGTTCGGGCTTGGACAGCTCTTACACTAGCAGCTCTTGAATATTATGTTGGATAAGTTGACATTTCCAAAATAAGCAGTTTCTAGGTTAAAAATATTTTAAAAACAAGAAATATTACACTTTAATCCTAATATGCGTTAATTTTTTTTAATAATTTTTTTTCCAGCGATAAATATTATATACTTTATGGATAGATATATGTTTTCTATGAAGGTTTGAAAAAATGAAAAAAAAGGAAAGAACAAAAATAATTATACTCTCGTTATTTACAGTGTTAACATTATCTACTATTCTATCGGCTTTTCCATCAGTTTCTGCGGCGTCAAATGTTAAAAGTTATCCATACATCGGAGCTGTGCCTAATCCCGTAGGTGTTAACCAACCAGTGTTGCTTCACGTCGGCATTACAGCATATCTGACAAGCACAGAGATGGGGTGGGAAGGTCTAACCATTACGATTGAAAGACCAGATGGAGAAACCGAAACATTAGGGCCATATCGAACAGACTCTACAGGAGGAACAGGAGCAGTATACACTCCAACAATGGTTGGAACATACACTTTACAGACTCATTTTCCTGAACAAACCGTAACTCTTCCACCAAGAGGCGATTTTACTTATCTAGCGGGTACCAGCGAAGAACTCGAACTTGAGGTACAAGATGAGCCGATTGCATATTATCCCGGTCATTCACTTCCAAATGAATATTGGACAAGACCAATAGACGCACAACTTAGAGAATGGTCAGAAATTTCAGGAAACTGGCTGTTCGTACCACGTAACAAATACACTCCTTATAATGATGGACCAAGAACTGCACACATACTCTGGACAGAGCCCCTAACATCAGGTGGTATTGTCGGAGGAGACCTAGGTACTGCAGATTTAGAAGCGCTTGGCTATCATGGTTTTGAATGTGGCGATGCATATGAAGGCAAATGGGGTGGAAGAGTAAGGGCTTGGGGTTCAGCAGGACCAATAATCATTGGTGGAAAACTTTACTACACCGATGGTCCACACAACATGCCAAGGATGTATTACTGTGTTGATATCCGTACTGGCGAACAGATTTGGGCTAAAACATTCTTAGACAACCGGTCTATTGCGTTTGGTCAGCTATTCTATTGGGACTCCTTCAATTTCCACGGAACCTTCGCATATTTGTGGGTAACTGTTGGAAGTGATTGGTACGCTTTTGACGCATTTACAGGGGACTGGATGTTTACTGTTGAAAATGTGCCCTCGGGAACAACTAGGTGGGATTCAAATGGTGGTATCTACCGAATTTCAGTTGATCAAACAAATGGGTTGTTAACCATGTGGAACTTAACTGCTTCTTGTATCAATCAGGGGGCATCTGGTTACGGTGCTGGCAGTTGGGGAAACTCTGTACATCTTAAAACATTTGATGCAGCCGCTGACACTGAACTTGCCCAGAGTGCATGGATTTTAAACGTAACAATACCAACGGGTCTACCCGGAAGACCAGGAGAGTACTATTTTGGTGACAGGATAATTGGAGTAAACGCCAACACTGCAGGAGTCAGTTCATGGGGATTAGATTTATCGTCAGGAACTGAAGGAAACTTGCTATTTGAGAATACATGGGATGCGCCAGCTGAATGGGCTGCAGGAAATGTAAGTATAGCCGTAGTTTCTTATAGTCCATCCGGTAAGGATGGTGTTTTCGTTGTATTTGCGCGAGAACTTCGAGAATATTATGGTTTCAGCCAAAATACAGGAGAAAATCTTTGGGGACCAACGGATCCAGAGCACTATCTGAACACATTTGTTGGCACAGAATCCACTATTGCATACGGTAAACTCATCTCATCTGGAGTCTCAGGAGTAACCAGTTGTTACGACGTAATGACTGGTGCTTTATTGTGGGAATACGCAGCAGAAGATCCATATCAGGAAATACTGTGGGCTAATAGTTGGTGGACTAAACCAATGTTTGTTTCCGATGGGTTAATCTACCTAGCGCATATGGAACATTCTTCTATTGATCCAAAACCTCGTGGTGCACCTTTCATCTGTTTGGACATGGAAACTGGAAACGAAGTCTGGAGAGCAGATGGGTTGTTCCGCCAGACCTACTGGGGATCAAATGCTATCATTGGAGACAGCGTAATTGCTACAATGGATACTTATGACCAACAGATATATGCCATAGGTAAGGGTCCAAGTGCAATTACAGTAGATGTACGCAACGATGTAACTTTAGGCCACGCTGCAACAATATTTGGAACTGTAATGGATGTTTCTCCAGGCACAAAGGATGAAGCCATTCAGATGAGGTTCCCCAATGGTGTTCCAGCAATCGCAGACGAAGACATGAGCGCGTGGATGAAGTATGTCTACAAACAATTTGAACGGCCAACTGACATAAATGGAGTTCCAGTGAAAATCGAAATCGTTGACCCCAATAATCAGTATGCATGGATTGGAACTGCAACAACTGATGTTTACGGCAACTACGCTTATTCATTCAGGCCCCAAATTGAAGGACAATACATGATCATTGCAACTTTCGAAAGCTCCGACGCATACTATGGCTCAACAACAACAACATACCTCACTGTAGACGAAGCACCTACACCATCAACACAAATAGACACCGAAGAGCCAATTGACACTCAAACACCAGTAGACGCACAAGAACCAACAGCATTCATCACAAGCGAAGTAGCCATTATCGCAGCAGTCGCAGTAGCAGCAGTAGTCGGTGTAGCAGCACTTTTTGTCCTAAGAAGGAGAAAATAAACCAATTTTCCCTCTTTTTTTGGGAGTAAAACTTTAGAAGAAATGGGGCTGAAAAGGTTCAAACACAAAAACGAAAAATCATAACAAAGTGATAGTAGCATGGTTTTTCATTTTTTTCACCTTCGATTACTTGGGTGTAAAAACCTCAGCAAACCCATTTCTCTTAAAACTTTACTTATAACTCAAGCTCATAATGAAAAGTTTAGAAAAGAATTCCACTTTGATATAATATAGGATAATGATCATATATTCTTCTTGAAACAACTTCAAAAAATTATTTGATGAATAAGTCAAGTGGGTTTCTTAAATGCAGTGCCAAAAAAGTTAGAATTAATGCAGATCCAATGATTCTACAATTTGTTTAGAAAAGCATAATCAAGAAGAAATACAGTTTGTAACTAAGATTGCTTCAACCAAAGAGCAACGCTGAGATTTAATCAATGATGGAGGCATTTATTTGACAAAGACGGTGAAGAATGGTATTTAAAAAAGCCAGAATAAATCACTAAACGTGAAGTTAACAGGTAAAACGTGAACATTCTAACTGTTACCTAATATTTTTAACTAAATTGGAAAAAATTAATCCGACACAGATCTAATGTGCAACATTTTTAGGGAATAAATTCACTTATTTTGACAGGGAGATGGATTATGTTATCCGAGAAACCAATTAGAATTGAAAAAGTCAATAAAAAATTTAATGACCGAGAAATTCTGAGACTAGCAATGATTGCTGAGTTAGATGCAGTGAGTTTGTACGAACAGTTGGCTGCAGCGACAGATAATAAAGCTATTCAAAAAGTTTTGTTGGATGTTGCAAAAGAAGAAAAAACTCACATGGGAGAATTCCAGACATTGTTATTACGAGAAGACGAAGAACAGGTTGAAGAATTAAAGAAAGGAAAAGAAGAAGTAGAAGAAGAATTGGGGGTTTAAGCCCAATTTTCTTTCAAAGTTTCTGGTGTAATTACCGAGAATTTAAATTAGAGTTTGCTGTAGTCGTTTGTTATGCCGTCCAAAAGTTCACGTAGACGTCGACCACGGAAACAAAAAACTAATTATACAAAAATAATTGCTGTTGTTGCCCTGTTAGCGGTTGTTGCAGTTATAGTTGGATATATTATGTTAAACACTAATAATTCAACACCTGAAGAAGAGGTTGAAGAATTGACACAAATGAAAGTACTTTTAGTAACTAGTATGGGAAATATTACAATACAATTACGGGACGATATGCCGATTACTACTACAAATTTCCAAAATCTAGTACATGATGGAATCTATGATGGAACTATTTTTCACAGAGTAATTAATTTGCCAAATAATCTAGTTATGATTCAAGGTGGAGATCCAACTGGAACAGGATACGGAGATCCAAGCATACCAGACATTCAAGATGAATTCTCTGAAGTTGCAGAAAACAACAAGAACGAACGGGGAACAATTGCGATGGCAAACACAGGTGAACCAAATTCTGGAAGTAGTCAGTTCTTCATTAATGGTGCTTACAACAGTCACTTAGATAATAATCACCCCGTTTTTGGTGAAGTAATTGAGGGAATGGATATTGTTGATGCAATTCTAAATGTAGAAACCGGTGCTAACGATAAACCAGTAGAAGATGTTACGCTGATTCGAGCTACACTTATTGATTAACTACGGAACAGTCTTTTTTAGGCTTTCTAGCAATTTTTTGTGAAGAAAACTATTCCTCCAAATTGAGTGATTCTGTTGCCTGCTGTAGTTTCGGCATTGATTACGTTTGTTTTTACTTTTTTATTTTGGGCTATCTGCAATAATCGATGAATTTTGTTTTTTTGGCGGCTTTCAGCTAGATATTTGTCTGTAAGTATCAGGTATTTTGTTTGTAATGCACTGTTTTCGTCTCGATTGTAAATTTGATCTTCGATTTCTTTTAATGTGTAAAATACATTTGCGTTATTGCTTGTACCATATAGCTGTTTTTCTAGGGTGTTAATAATTTGGTCGGCTTCTTCGGAGGTTGTTTTTTCGATCAAATCTTTGAATTCTTTAGTTTGGACTAATTCAGAAACCTGAAGGTGATCTTTTGCTGATCCAACGAGTTCAGCAAAGTTTGCACAGTTTGGGTTTTTGGATTTAATCATGTATCGGTGATGTTTTTGTACATGGTCTAAAAACTGTTGCGAATATGTAGTTCGGGGTGGAGAAACAAGAATAACACTTCTTACGCCTTCATTTATTGAAGGTTTAAGTTCATCGACTACGGATTCATGAAAGTTGTAAAGATTTTTTTCGTCGAATCTTTTTCCATC
This window harbors:
- a CDS encoding PQQ-like beta-propeller repeat protein, which translates into the protein MKKKERTKIIILSLFTVLTLSTILSAFPSVSAASNVKSYPYIGAVPNPVGVNQPVLLHVGITAYLTSTEMGWEGLTITIERPDGETETLGPYRTDSTGGTGAVYTPTMVGTYTLQTHFPEQTVTLPPRGDFTYLAGTSEELELEVQDEPIAYYPGHSLPNEYWTRPIDAQLREWSEISGNWLFVPRNKYTPYNDGPRTAHILWTEPLTSGGIVGGDLGTADLEALGYHGFECGDAYEGKWGGRVRAWGSAGPIIIGGKLYYTDGPHNMPRMYYCVDIRTGEQIWAKTFLDNRSIAFGQLFYWDSFNFHGTFAYLWVTVGSDWYAFDAFTGDWMFTVENVPSGTTRWDSNGGIYRISVDQTNGLLTMWNLTASCINQGASGYGAGSWGNSVHLKTFDAAADTELAQSAWILNVTIPTGLPGRPGEYYFGDRIIGVNANTAGVSSWGLDLSSGTEGNLLFENTWDAPAEWAAGNVSIAVVSYSPSGKDGVFVVFARELREYYGFSQNTGENLWGPTDPEHYLNTFVGTESTIAYGKLISSGVSGVTSCYDVMTGALLWEYAAEDPYQEILWANSWWTKPMFVSDGLIYLAHMEHSSIDPKPRGAPFICLDMETGNEVWRADGLFRQTYWGSNAIIGDSVIATMDTYDQQIYAIGKGPSAITVDVRNDVTLGHAATIFGTVMDVSPGTKDEAIQMRFPNGVPAIADEDMSAWMKYVYKQFERPTDINGVPVKIEIVDPNNQYAWIGTATTDVYGNYAYSFRPQIEGQYMIIATFESSDAYYGSTTTTYLTVDEAPTPSTQIDTEEPIDTQTPVDAQEPTAFITSEVAIIAAVAVAAVVGVAALFVLRRRK
- a CDS encoding rubrerythrin, producing MLSEKPIRIEKVNKKFNDREILRLAMIAELDAVSLYEQLAAATDNKAIQKVLLDVAKEEKTHMGEFQTLLLREDEEQVEELKKGKEEVEEELGV
- a CDS encoding peptidylprolyl isomerase translates to MLNTNNSTPEEEVEELTQMKVLLVTSMGNITIQLRDDMPITTTNFQNLVHDGIYDGTIFHRVINLPNNLVMIQGGDPTGTGYGDPSIPDIQDEFSEVAENNKNERGTIAMANTGEPNSGSSQFFINGAYNSHLDNNHPVFGEVIEGMDIVDAILNVETGANDKPVEDVTLIRATLID